Proteins encoded together in one Orbaceae bacterium lpD01 window:
- the lpxL gene encoding LpxL/LpxP family Kdo(2)-lipid IV(A) lauroyl/palmitoleoyl acyltransferase: MTPQFSFALLRPRYWLTWIGIGTLYLLVQLPYPVLLHIGKILGRLSMPFLKRRSSIAKKNLHACFPELSGQEIDKRVINNFESVGMGLIETGMAWFWSDKRIQKWGKIEGLEHLDKAVKSQHGVLLVGIHFLTLELGGRILGQCHEGIGVYRAHNNRLLDWVQLKGRLKSNKAFIDRHDTRKMIKALRENEILWYAPDHDYGLKNSVFVPFFAMPDAATTIGTHLLMKMANPTVIAFAPIRNKDGSGYTISISDSITHFPVENAAESAKSMNAVIEKEIMKAPDLYMWLHRRFKTRPANIASIYD; the protein is encoded by the coding sequence ATGACCCCTCAATTTTCTTTTGCTCTACTCCGTCCCCGTTATTGGTTAACCTGGATTGGTATCGGGACACTTTATTTACTCGTACAACTTCCTTACCCTGTATTACTTCATATTGGTAAAATATTGGGGCGTTTGTCTATGCCATTTCTCAAACGCCGTTCTTCAATTGCGAAAAAGAATTTGCATGCTTGTTTTCCGGAGTTATCCGGGCAAGAGATCGATAAACGCGTGATTAATAATTTTGAGTCAGTCGGTATGGGACTGATTGAAACTGGCATGGCCTGGTTTTGGTCAGATAAGCGTATTCAAAAATGGGGCAAGATCGAAGGCTTAGAACACTTAGATAAAGCAGTCAAATCGCAACATGGCGTGCTATTAGTCGGTATCCATTTTTTAACTTTAGAACTAGGCGGCCGAATATTAGGCCAGTGTCATGAAGGTATTGGTGTTTACCGTGCTCATAACAATCGTTTATTAGACTGGGTTCAGCTAAAAGGTCGTTTAAAATCGAACAAAGCCTTTATTGATCGTCACGATACCCGAAAGATGATTAAGGCATTAAGAGAGAATGAGATACTTTGGTATGCACCAGATCATGATTATGGCCTTAAAAATAGCGTGTTTGTGCCCTTCTTTGCGATGCCCGATGCGGCAACCACGATCGGTACCCACCTGCTGATGAAAATGGCTAACCCCACGGTGATTGCCTTTGCCCCTATCCGCAATAAAGATGGTAGCGGCTACACCATTTCCATCTCCGATAGCATTACTCACTTTCCGGTTGAAAATGCCGCAGAGTCAGCGAAAAGCATGAATGCGGTGATCGAAAAAGAGATCATGAAAGCACCAGATTTATATATGTGGCTACATCGTCGTTTTAAAACGCGACCGGCGAATATCGCGTCAATCTATGACTAA
- a CDS encoding TatD family hydrolase — protein MTFIDTHCHLDFPPFIDDMTAVVKQAQQAGVSGLIIPAVSAERFELVCRLAEQYPPIFAAVGLHPIYTHQPQDLQQLSELLTRHFDKVIAIGEIGLDRFVAQPSIDEQQIYFSQQLVLAKTYALPVILHARRTHDLLYKALKQARLPRLGVLHGFSGSYEQAMQFVDLGYLIGIGGVITYQRANKTRQAVARLPLEALVLETDAPDMPLSGFQGQPNRPERIVQVFEALCQLRSESPDRIKNQIATNTRTLFKLSI, from the coding sequence ATGACCTTTATTGATACCCATTGTCATCTTGATTTTCCTCCCTTCATCGATGATATGACCGCTGTAGTGAAACAGGCGCAGCAGGCAGGAGTAAGCGGGTTAATTATCCCGGCGGTATCGGCTGAACGGTTTGAGTTAGTCTGCCGCTTAGCTGAACAATATCCACCGATTTTTGCTGCAGTGGGTTTACACCCAATTTATACTCATCAACCGCAGGATTTACAGCAGCTAAGTGAGCTATTGACGCGCCATTTCGATAAAGTGATTGCCATTGGTGAGATTGGTCTTGATCGGTTTGTTGCGCAGCCCAGTATTGATGAGCAGCAGATCTATTTTAGCCAGCAACTGGTACTGGCTAAGACGTATGCGTTACCGGTTATCTTACACGCTCGTCGGACGCATGACTTGCTATATAAAGCACTGAAACAGGCTAGATTACCGCGTCTAGGCGTGCTACATGGATTTTCTGGCAGCTATGAACAAGCGATGCAATTTGTGGATTTAGGCTATTTAATTGGTATTGGTGGCGTGATTACCTATCAACGTGCGAATAAAACGCGACAAGCGGTTGCTCGTTTACCGCTTGAGGCCTTGGTGTTAGAAACGGATGCGCCGGACATGCCGCTATCTGGTTTTCAGGGCCAACCTAATCGACCTGAACGTATTGTGCAGGTGTTTGAAGCGCTCTGCCAACTTCGGTCAGAGTCACCTGATCGGATTAAAAACCAAATTGCCACCAATACTCGAACGCTATTTAAGCTATCCATTTAG